In the genome of Nycticebus coucang isolate mNycCou1 chromosome 12, mNycCou1.pri, whole genome shotgun sequence, one region contains:
- the ANKRD61 gene encoding ankyrin repeat domain-containing protein 61 — translation MYFAFPPKQTQSIIPIHLAAEYRKAQSLLCLLEHGADPEVRDTRGLTTLHLMLLHWPITSTTWTKPGNRIQRILTEIQNNAIMCLRILCEHGAQVNARIDNSNNHSPLHLAITYGTYPVLSILAQNGAHVNAINESSMTPLHMAADILNREMMETLIACGANVNCAVSSTGNTALKLAVCTASSKAGRLLGVGMSCIRLLLMNGAKVNAQDHEGQTAIHEACFGGRGTIINLLLEYEANVNILTRNGESPIYMYLQRSSNIRDKTLLARLLYHTYPLRLTNNQGILPAGIMLPEFHLLRETLIKLSQNPLSLEDICKRNIRNIYGEKYKQHLKQLLPVKIWNSVYRYYNTTYLLK, via the exons ATGTATTTTGCTTTCCCCCCAAAGCAGACACAGTCTATCATCCCCATTCATTTGGCTGCTGAATACCGCAAGGCACaaagtttgctttgtttgttaGAACATGGTGCTGACCCAGAAGTAAG GGATACGAGAGGCCTCACCACTCTCCATCTGATGCTACTACACTGGCCAATAACTTCTACCACATGGACAAAACCAGGCAACAGAATCCAAAGGATCCTGACAGAGATTCAGAACAATGCCATAATGTGTCTCCGCATCTTGTGTGAACATGGAGCTCAAGTTAATGCTCGTATAGATAACAGCAACAATCATTCACCACTCCACCTGGCCATAACTTATGGTACCTATCCAGTTCTCTCCATTTTGGCCCAAAATGGTGCCCATGTCAATGCTATTAATGAATCCAGTATGACACCCCTTCACATGGCTGCAGATATCCTGAATAGGGAGATGATGGAAACGCTCATTGCCTGCGGAGCAAATGTTAACTGTGCTGTCTCTTCCACGGGAAACACGGCCTTGAAGCTGGCAGTGTGCACTGCATCAAGCAAAGCAGGACGGCTGCTGGGAGTAGGGATGAGCTGCATCCGTTTGCTGTTAATGAACGGAGCCAAAGTCAATGCCCAGGACCATGAAGGTCAAACAGCTATCCATGAGGCATGTTTTGGAGGCAGGGGGACAATAATCAATCTCTTGCTTGAATATGAAGCAAATGTCAATATTTTAACAAGAAATGGGGAGTCTCCAATTTATATGTACCTTCAGCGCAGTTCCAATATTAGAGATAAGACACTTCTTGCCAGGCTACTTTATCACACATATCCTTTGAGGCTGACCAATAACCAAGGGATTCTACCTgcaggaatcatgctaccagaattCCACCTCTTAAGGGAAACTCTAATAAAGCTATCCCAAAACCCTTTATCTCTGGAGGATATCTGTAAAAGAAACATCAGAAATATTTATGGTGAGAAATACAAACAACACTTGAAGCAACTTCTCCCAGTGAAGATATGGAATTCTGTATACCGTTACTACAATACAACTTACCTCTTAAAATAA